One Synechococcus sp. PROS-9-1 DNA window includes the following coding sequences:
- the ppk1 gene encoding polyphosphate kinase 1: protein MLPENLYINRELSWIAFNRRVLAQALDQRTQLLEQAKFSAIFSNNLDEFFMVRVASLKSQVEAGIDKRSEDGLTPREQLHEIRNQLSALLEAQQNHYLNHLRVGLEDYGVFLFNYEQLNEAQRHWVDNFFQTAIFPVLTPLAVDPAHPFPFVSNLSLNVAALIHDPESGQRQLARVKVPQKILPRFVSIPIELGGHDAKPMHTAVPLEQVIAFNLSLLFPGMSIEGHYFFRVTRDADLELRDLEADDLMIAIEQGLRKRRMGGEVVRLEVAGDTPQDVIEMLIDGMSVVEEDLYKVNGPLGLDDLFGLMSLPMPHLKDATHSGQTPTVLSRAQRGMLEDGSIKEEEFESIFSVLRRHDVLLHHPYDLFSTSVEEFINQAADDPLVMGIKMTLYRTSKDSPIIAALIRAAENGKQVMALVELKARFDEDNNIQWAKHLERSGVHVVYGVIGLKTHTKIVLVVRKEKERLRSYVHIGTGNYNSKTSRLYTDLGLLSARPELGQDLVELFNYLTGFSKQQSFRKLLVAPVSLRIGMEQLIRREIDHAKQGRAGSIKAKMNSLVDPEIIALLYEASQAGVSIQLIIRGMCSLYPGLEGISDNISVVSIIGRFLEHSRIFWFNNAGDPEVFIGSADLMPRNLDRRVEAVTPIEEPELRAQLEHLLERYLSDNRGAWDMQPDGSFIQRFPEEEERNSQLQLIDSWKGSALVQSNH from the coding sequence ATGCTTCCCGAGAATCTCTACATCAATCGGGAACTGAGCTGGATTGCCTTCAACAGACGCGTCTTAGCTCAGGCGCTTGACCAAAGAACGCAGTTGTTGGAACAGGCCAAATTCAGCGCCATTTTCAGCAACAATCTCGATGAATTTTTCATGGTGCGCGTTGCGTCCTTGAAGTCTCAGGTTGAGGCCGGCATCGACAAGCGAAGCGAGGACGGCCTCACGCCCCGGGAGCAGCTCCATGAGATTCGCAACCAGCTCTCAGCTCTGCTGGAAGCCCAGCAAAACCACTACCTCAACCATCTCCGCGTAGGCCTCGAAGACTATGGAGTTTTCCTGTTCAACTACGAACAACTGAACGAGGCCCAAAGGCACTGGGTAGACAACTTCTTTCAAACGGCGATTTTTCCGGTCCTAACGCCCCTAGCGGTAGATCCTGCCCATCCCTTTCCGTTCGTTAGCAATCTCAGCCTCAACGTGGCCGCCCTGATCCATGACCCAGAGTCGGGTCAACGCCAACTGGCCCGAGTGAAGGTTCCTCAGAAGATCCTTCCTCGCTTTGTCTCGATTCCCATTGAGCTTGGCGGGCATGATGCCAAGCCAATGCACACAGCAGTGCCTCTTGAGCAGGTGATTGCCTTCAATCTCAGTCTGCTCTTTCCAGGAATGAGCATCGAAGGCCATTACTTTTTCAGGGTCACCAGGGATGCCGACCTGGAGCTCCGCGACCTTGAAGCCGACGATCTCATGATCGCGATCGAACAAGGCTTAAGAAAGCGACGGATGGGTGGTGAAGTGGTCCGCCTGGAGGTTGCGGGAGACACACCGCAAGACGTGATTGAGATGTTGATCGACGGCATGTCCGTTGTTGAAGAAGACCTCTACAAGGTGAATGGCCCTCTCGGGCTCGATGATCTCTTCGGCTTGATGAGCCTGCCGATGCCACATCTCAAAGATGCAACGCATTCAGGTCAAACTCCCACCGTCCTCAGTCGTGCTCAGAGGGGCATGTTGGAAGACGGCTCCATCAAAGAAGAGGAATTCGAGAGCATTTTTTCGGTGTTGCGTCGCCACGACGTTCTCCTCCATCACCCTTACGACTTGTTTTCCACGTCGGTCGAGGAATTCATCAATCAAGCGGCAGATGATCCCCTCGTGATGGGGATCAAGATGACCCTCTACCGCACCTCCAAAGATTCTCCGATCATCGCAGCACTCATCCGTGCAGCAGAAAATGGAAAACAGGTGATGGCCCTGGTAGAGCTCAAAGCCCGCTTCGACGAAGACAACAATATTCAATGGGCTAAACATCTGGAGCGCTCAGGTGTGCATGTGGTTTATGGCGTGATTGGCCTGAAAACGCATACCAAGATTGTGCTGGTCGTACGCAAAGAAAAAGAGCGCCTGCGCAGCTACGTCCATATCGGCACTGGAAATTACAACTCCAAAACCTCGCGCCTGTACACCGATCTAGGACTTCTTTCAGCACGACCAGAACTCGGCCAAGACCTTGTGGAGTTGTTTAACTACCTAACCGGCTTCTCAAAACAACAAAGCTTCCGCAAACTACTCGTTGCTCCTGTCTCCTTAAGAATAGGAATGGAGCAATTGATTCGCCGCGAAATCGACCATGCCAAGCAGGGGAGAGCTGGGTCGATCAAAGCGAAAATGAATTCTCTGGTGGATCCAGAAATCATTGCCCTTTTGTATGAAGCATCTCAAGCCGGAGTAAGCATCCAATTGATTATCCGAGGGATGTGCAGCCTTTATCCCGGCCTTGAAGGCATTAGCGACAACATCAGCGTGGTCAGCATCATCGGCCGCTTCTTGGAGCATTCGCGCATCTTTTGGTTCAACAATGCCGGCGATCCGGAAGTCTTCATCGGTAGCGCCGACTTAATGCCACGCAATCTTGACCGACGCGTTGAGGCTGTTACACCCATTGAAGAACCTGAGCTAAGAGCACAACTCGAACATCTGCTGGAGCGCTACTTAAGTGACAACAGGGGCGCATGGGACATGCAACCAGATGGTTCTTTCATTCAGCGCTTCCCCGAAGAAGAGGAGCGCAACTCCCAATTGCAGTTAATCGATTCCTGGAAAGGAAGCGCCCTCGTTCAATCAAACCACTAG
- a CDS encoding RpoD/SigA family RNA polymerase sigma factor, producing MGIPLESKEAASKSTSMEPLLPTASRRSSTNRSSGTTSSRGSRSSGRLATDSIGHYLSSIGRVPLLTAAEEIELAHHVQAMKELLDIQEEDRTPKQRHRIRMGKRARDRMMAANLRLVVSVAKKYQNQGLELLDLVQEGAIGLERAVDKFDPAMGYKFSTYAYWWIRQGMTRAIDNSARTIRLPIHISEKLSKMRKITRELSHRFGRQPNRLELAHAMGIEPRDLEGLIAQSAPCASLDAHARGEEDRSTLGELIADPNGDEPMEGMDRSIQKEHLGGWISQLNEREQKILRLRFGLGGEEPLTLAEIGRQINVSRERVRQLESKAILKLRTMTNHQQAA from the coding sequence ATGGGGATCCCTCTGGAGTCCAAAGAAGCTGCCTCTAAAAGCACTTCTATGGAACCTTTGTTGCCGACAGCTAGTCGTCGCAGCAGCACCAATCGCTCAAGTGGCACAACCTCGAGTCGAGGAAGTCGTTCAAGTGGGCGCTTAGCCACAGATTCGATTGGTCATTACTTAAGCAGTATTGGTCGCGTTCCATTACTCACAGCTGCGGAAGAAATTGAGCTTGCACATCACGTGCAGGCCATGAAAGAACTGCTTGACATTCAAGAAGAAGATCGCACCCCCAAACAACGCCATCGCATCAGGATGGGGAAGAGGGCACGCGATCGGATGATGGCTGCCAACCTCAGGTTGGTAGTGAGTGTCGCCAAGAAATACCAAAACCAAGGTCTCGAACTTCTCGACCTCGTTCAAGAAGGTGCCATCGGGCTTGAGCGTGCTGTCGACAAATTTGACCCAGCCATGGGTTACAAGTTTTCGACTTACGCCTACTGGTGGATTCGTCAAGGCATGACACGAGCGATCGACAACAGTGCGCGCACGATTCGCCTGCCGATTCACATCAGTGAAAAGCTATCGAAAATGCGCAAGATCACCCGGGAGCTCTCGCATCGTTTCGGGCGTCAACCGAACCGCTTGGAATTGGCTCATGCCATGGGCATTGAACCGAGAGACCTAGAGGGGCTCATTGCTCAAAGCGCCCCCTGTGCCTCCTTGGACGCTCACGCCCGTGGCGAAGAGGATCGCAGCACCCTCGGAGAACTGATCGCAGATCCCAACGGCGATGAGCCAATGGAAGGCATGGATCGCAGCATTCAGAAGGAGCATCTGGGTGGCTGGATCTCACAGCTCAATGAACGCGAACAAAAAATCCTGCGTTTACGGTTTGGCCTCGGTGGAGAAGAGCCTCTCACCCTTGCCGAAATTGGTCGTCAAATCAATGTGTCGCGGGAACGGGTACGCCAACTCGAATCCAAAGCCATTTTGAAATTGCGCACGATGACCAATCATCAGCAGGCTGCCTGA
- a CDS encoding diacylglycerol/polyprenol kinase family protein: MAGVLGSALACRQRWPHQRELSRKIVHIGIGPVLPLAWVLHVPASIAVPCAVVVTLIAFINHRWNLLPAVEDVGRNSYGTVAYGVAICLLLILFWADNPAAACAGALVMAFGDGLAGLVGRAVRSPNWTILDQRKSIVGTTTMAITSAGVLLALVLITQSQLTPFRLLAVCTLAVGLEQLSVLGIDNLTVPLGVALSWTWMTA; the protein is encoded by the coding sequence ATGGCTGGTGTTCTCGGCAGCGCTCTGGCCTGCCGTCAACGCTGGCCCCACCAACGCGAGTTGAGTCGAAAGATTGTTCATATCGGCATTGGACCGGTTCTGCCACTCGCCTGGGTTCTCCACGTTCCTGCCTCCATCGCGGTTCCTTGTGCTGTGGTGGTCACCCTGATCGCCTTCATCAATCACCGCTGGAACTTGCTACCTGCGGTGGAAGATGTAGGGCGAAACAGTTACGGGACCGTTGCCTATGGCGTCGCGATCTGTTTGCTTCTGATCCTGTTTTGGGCTGACAATCCTGCTGCTGCCTGTGCCGGAGCGCTGGTGATGGCCTTCGGGGATGGCCTAGCAGGTCTGGTTGGGCGCGCCGTTCGTTCCCCAAACTGGACGATCTTGGACCAGCGCAAGTCGATCGTCGGAACAACGACGATGGCCATCACCAGTGCTGGGGTGTTGCTCGCTTTAGTGCTAATCACCCAAAGTCAACTCACCCCATTTCGGCTCTTAGCCGTCTGCACGCTTGCTGTAGGGCTCGAACAACTGAGCGTATTGGGAATCGACAACCTGACCGTACCCCTTGGAGTGGCCTTGAGTTGGACCTGGATGACGGCCTGA
- a CDS encoding 3-deoxy-7-phosphoheptulonate synthase, which yields MTTTHDLHVVDTRPLIPPALLHRDLPIDPTALETVVTARSRIQAILSGLDRRLLVIVGPCSVHDVDAARDYARRLAPLRERHAAELEIVMRVYFEKPRTTVGWKGLINDPHLDGSYDINTGLRMARSLLLDLAREGMPTATELLDPVVPQYIADLISWTAIGARTTESQTHREMASGLSMPIGYKNSTDGSATIAINAMQAAAKPHHFLGINREGHASIVSTSGNPNGHLVLRGGNRGTNYHLEAIQESADELTGAGLPDRLMVDCSHANSSKDFRRQSEVLRAVASQVDQKSDHVMGVMIESHLVEGNQKLSADKSSLTYGQSVTDACISLETTAELLAELAASVARARFN from the coding sequence ATGACCACCACCCACGATCTCCATGTGGTGGACACGCGACCACTGATCCCTCCGGCTCTGTTGCATCGCGATCTGCCAATTGATCCAACGGCTTTAGAGACAGTGGTGACGGCTCGCAGCCGCATTCAAGCCATCCTGAGTGGCTTGGACCGCCGACTGCTGGTGATTGTTGGTCCCTGCTCTGTGCATGACGTGGATGCGGCTCGCGACTACGCCCGTCGGTTGGCGCCTTTGAGGGAGCGTCATGCCGCTGAGCTGGAGATTGTGATGCGGGTGTATTTCGAAAAACCCCGTACCACCGTGGGATGGAAGGGGTTGATTAACGATCCCCATCTCGATGGCTCTTACGACATCAATACGGGGCTACGGATGGCCCGTTCCCTGTTGCTTGATTTGGCGCGAGAAGGAATGCCCACAGCAACAGAGCTGTTAGATCCTGTTGTCCCTCAATACATCGCGGATCTCATCAGCTGGACAGCGATTGGTGCACGCACCACTGAAAGCCAGACCCATCGTGAAATGGCCTCAGGCTTGTCGATGCCCATTGGCTACAAGAACAGCACCGATGGCAGCGCCACGATTGCAATTAATGCAATGCAGGCTGCAGCCAAGCCCCATCATTTTCTGGGTATCAATCGTGAGGGCCATGCTTCGATCGTTAGTACCTCTGGAAACCCAAATGGGCACTTGGTTTTGCGTGGCGGAAATCGTGGAACCAACTACCACCTGGAGGCGATTCAGGAGTCAGCTGACGAACTGACGGGTGCTGGTCTGCCGGATCGCTTGATGGTGGACTGCAGCCATGCCAATTCGAGTAAAGACTTTCGCCGTCAGAGCGAGGTTTTACGGGCAGTTGCCTCTCAGGTTGATCAGAAGTCAGACCATGTCATGGGAGTCATGATTGAAAGCCACCTTGTGGAAGGCAATCAAAAGCTGTCTGCGGACAAGAGCTCTCTGACCTATGGGCAGAGCGTGACAGATGCTTGCATCAGTCTTGAAACCACTGCTGAATTGCTTGCAGAGCTCGCTGCTTCCGTTGCTCGGGCAAGGTTCAACTAA
- the acnB gene encoding bifunctional aconitate hydratase 2/2-methylisocitrate dehydratase, whose product MLSTYRENAKGREDKGIPPLPLDAAQTKALTELLQQPPAGDEQTLLQLLNERIPPGVDEAAYVKATWLSAVAQGNASSPLVAPLEAVQLLGTMVGGYNVAALIELLKHPDETLASCAVQGLSRTLLVYDAFNDVMELAASNRFAQQVVDSWAAAEWFTRRDPLAKEITVTVFKVDGETNTDDLSPATHATTRPDIPLHALAMLETRDPEGLNTIETLKKKGHPVAYVGDVVGTGSSRKSAINSVLWHTGNDIPHVPNKRAGGVIIGGKIAPIFFNTAEDSGALPIECDVSDLNTGDVITIRPYAGTIERDGTVISRFELKPSTISDEVRAGGRIPLMIGRALTDKVRSQLGLAPSETFIRPSAPADTGKGFTLAQKMVGKACGLPGVRPGTSCEPLMTTVGSQDTTGPMTRDEMKELACLGFSADLVMQSFCHTAAYPKPVDLQTQKDLPDFFAQRGGVALRPGDGIIHSWLNRMLLPDTVGTGGDSHTRFPLGISFPGGSGVVAFAAAIGAMPLDMPESVLVRFSGSLQSGVTLRDVVNAIPWVAIQRGLLTVEKANKKNVFNGRIMEIEGLPDLKLEQAFELTDATAERSCAGCTIKLSEATVGEYLSSNVALLKNMIARGYSDARTLARRIKVMEDWLANPQLLQADNDAQYAEVIEINLDELTEPVLACPNDPDNVKLLSEVAGEAVQEVFIGSCMTNIGHYRAAAKVLEEAGDIAARLWVCPPTRMDEDMLKQEGYYATFEAAGSRMEMPGCSLCMGNQARVDDNTTVFSTSTRNFNNRLGKGAQVFLGSAELAAVCALLGRIPTPDEYQRIAAEKIDPLSAELYRYLNFDQIDNFVEQGRVLSATEQAEVMAGA is encoded by the coding sequence ATGCTGAGCACCTATCGCGAGAACGCCAAGGGACGGGAAGACAAGGGCATCCCACCGCTTCCTCTTGATGCCGCTCAGACCAAGGCCCTCACGGAACTTCTTCAACAGCCACCGGCTGGGGACGAGCAGACCTTGCTGCAGCTGCTGAACGAACGCATTCCACCCGGCGTCGATGAAGCGGCCTATGTCAAAGCAACCTGGTTAAGTGCCGTGGCCCAAGGCAATGCATCCAGCCCATTGGTGGCCCCTTTGGAGGCAGTGCAACTGCTCGGCACCATGGTGGGTGGATACAACGTCGCTGCACTGATCGAGCTGCTCAAGCATCCCGACGAGACGCTTGCGAGCTGTGCCGTTCAAGGCCTGAGCCGCACCCTCTTGGTCTACGACGCTTTCAATGACGTCATGGAGCTGGCAGCCAGCAACCGTTTCGCCCAACAGGTGGTGGACAGCTGGGCTGCAGCGGAATGGTTTACCCGGCGAGATCCGCTTGCCAAAGAGATCACTGTCACCGTGTTCAAGGTGGACGGGGAGACCAACACCGACGACCTCTCACCAGCCACCCACGCGACCACACGTCCAGACATCCCCTTGCACGCCCTGGCGATGTTGGAAACCCGTGATCCAGAGGGACTCAACACCATCGAAACCCTCAAGAAAAAAGGTCATCCCGTGGCCTATGTGGGTGATGTGGTCGGCACCGGAAGCTCTCGGAAAAGCGCCATCAACTCCGTGCTGTGGCATACCGGCAATGACATCCCCCATGTTCCCAACAAGCGCGCTGGCGGGGTGATCATTGGCGGCAAGATTGCACCCATCTTTTTCAACACAGCGGAAGATTCAGGCGCCTTACCGATTGAGTGCGATGTCAGCGATCTGAACACCGGTGATGTGATCACGATTCGCCCTTACGCCGGCACGATCGAACGCGATGGCACGGTGATCAGTCGTTTTGAACTCAAGCCGAGCACGATCAGCGACGAAGTTCGTGCTGGAGGTCGCATCCCACTCATGATTGGCCGCGCTCTCACCGACAAGGTGCGCAGCCAACTTGGACTCGCCCCTTCTGAAACGTTCATCCGGCCTAGCGCTCCTGCCGACACTGGCAAAGGCTTCACCTTGGCCCAAAAGATGGTGGGCAAAGCCTGTGGTCTTCCTGGCGTCCGTCCCGGCACAAGCTGTGAACCGCTGATGACCACCGTTGGCAGTCAAGACACCACCGGGCCCATGACCCGGGACGAAATGAAGGAGTTGGCCTGCCTGGGCTTTTCCGCTGATTTGGTGATGCAGAGCTTCTGCCACACCGCCGCTTACCCCAAACCCGTGGACCTGCAGACCCAGAAGGATCTACCTGATTTCTTTGCCCAACGCGGCGGGGTAGCCCTTCGCCCCGGTGACGGCATCATCCACAGCTGGCTCAATCGCATGCTCTTGCCCGACACCGTGGGCACAGGGGGTGACAGCCACACCCGGTTCCCGCTCGGTATTTCTTTTCCAGGAGGCTCTGGCGTTGTGGCCTTTGCTGCCGCCATCGGCGCCATGCCTCTCGACATGCCCGAATCGGTCTTGGTCCGGTTCAGCGGCTCTCTTCAGTCGGGGGTCACTCTCCGCGATGTCGTGAATGCGATCCCCTGGGTCGCGATCCAAAGGGGCCTGCTCACCGTGGAAAAGGCCAACAAGAAAAACGTCTTCAATGGCCGGATCATGGAAATTGAAGGGTTGCCAGATCTCAAGCTGGAGCAAGCCTTCGAGCTCACGGACGCCACGGCAGAACGCTCTTGCGCAGGCTGCACCATCAAATTGTCCGAGGCCACAGTGGGTGAATACCTGAGCAGCAATGTGGCGCTGCTCAAAAACATGATTGCGCGCGGCTACAGCGATGCCCGCACCCTGGCGCGACGGATCAAGGTAATGGAGGACTGGCTGGCCAACCCCCAACTCCTTCAAGCGGATAACGACGCTCAATACGCCGAAGTGATTGAGATCAATCTCGATGAGCTCACCGAACCCGTTCTCGCCTGCCCGAACGATCCCGACAACGTGAAACTGCTCAGCGAAGTGGCTGGAGAAGCCGTTCAAGAGGTGTTCATCGGCTCTTGCATGACCAACATCGGCCACTACCGCGCCGCGGCCAAAGTTCTCGAAGAGGCCGGCGACATCGCTGCAAGGCTCTGGGTTTGCCCGCCCACACGCATGGACGAGGACATGCTCAAGCAAGAGGGCTACTACGCCACGTTTGAAGCGGCCGGGAGCCGAATGGAAATGCCAGGCTGCTCGCTCTGCATGGGCAATCAAGCCCGGGTGGATGACAACACAACCGTGTTCTCCACGAGCACCCGCAACTTCAACAACCGGCTTGGCAAAGGAGCACAGGTCTTCCTGGGCAGCGCCGAATTAGCCGCTGTTTGCGCCTTGCTCGGGCGCATTCCCACACCCGATGAATACCAAAGGATCGCCGCTGAAAAGATCGACCCACTGTCCGCAGAGCTATACCGCTATCTCAACTTCGACCAGATCGATAACTTTGTAGAACAGGGCCGAGTGCTGAGCGCTACGGAACAAGCGGAGGTCATGGCCGGCGCCTGA
- a CDS encoding ClC family H(+)/Cl(-) exchange transporter, with product MTSASDLKEKQDPSGSSLSIRRLLERRWLVVVLALMFTGLGAALTGVLFKLGIKVLGAWRLELLADLPAWAVLPGLGATGGLVSGLLVSRLAPSAGGSGITHIMGFLKHRAVPMGLKVGLVKLIAGIVAIGSGFPLGPEGPAVQMGGSVAWQLARWLRAPAAFRRVIVAAGGGAGIAAVFHAPIGGFFYAIEELLHSVRPVVMLLVIVTTFLADAWADVLGLAGLSTSGGGLTTGLGFQLEKEYEPLVSFLPIDLGYLLGLGVVVGVLAELYCRYVIAMQKQGHRWFGDRLVLRMVISGALLGGVYACLPSAFHNLEGLQDLIGDGKADIPMALGTFVVLFFSTGLAAASGAPGGLFFPMLTLGGAIGLACGIWVEALTGHVPSTYVFAGMGAFVASCSRTPITAMFLAFALTKDLLVLKPILVACLVSFLIARLFDHRSIYERQMGLELLEEAHLQAENVRRAFQPPKPQSEPDEPDPQDSNPQ from the coding sequence ATGACTTCAGCTAGCGACCTAAAAGAAAAACAAGATCCATCCGGTTCGAGTCTGAGCATTCGCCGACTGCTGGAACGCCGCTGGCTGGTTGTTGTGCTCGCCTTGATGTTCACGGGGCTTGGCGCAGCCCTCACCGGAGTGTTGTTCAAGTTGGGCATCAAAGTTTTAGGTGCCTGGCGCCTGGAATTGCTGGCAGACCTTCCTGCTTGGGCCGTTCTGCCTGGCTTAGGCGCAACAGGTGGTTTGGTGTCTGGATTGCTGGTGTCTCGGCTGGCACCATCAGCAGGTGGATCCGGAATCACCCACATCATGGGATTCCTGAAACATCGGGCCGTCCCGATGGGTCTCAAGGTGGGCTTGGTCAAGCTGATTGCCGGAATTGTCGCCATCGGCAGTGGTTTCCCCCTCGGGCCAGAAGGTCCCGCTGTTCAGATGGGGGGATCGGTGGCCTGGCAACTCGCCCGTTGGCTAAGAGCACCTGCGGCATTCCGTCGCGTGATCGTCGCCGCGGGCGGTGGAGCAGGGATTGCGGCTGTGTTTCACGCTCCGATTGGCGGATTTTTTTACGCCATTGAGGAATTACTGCACTCCGTAAGGCCAGTCGTAATGCTGCTGGTGATCGTCACCACCTTTTTGGCAGATGCCTGGGCGGATGTGTTGGGGCTCGCGGGTTTAAGCACGAGTGGCGGCGGGCTGACCACTGGCCTTGGCTTTCAGCTGGAGAAGGAATACGAACCACTGGTGAGTTTTTTACCAATAGATCTGGGATACCTCCTCGGACTGGGCGTTGTTGTGGGTGTCTTGGCCGAGCTGTATTGCCGCTACGTCATCGCCATGCAGAAACAAGGGCATCGTTGGTTCGGTGACCGCCTCGTTCTGCGCATGGTGATCAGCGGAGCACTGCTAGGTGGGGTGTATGCATGTCTCCCCTCTGCATTTCACAACCTAGAAGGCCTGCAAGACCTCATCGGTGATGGGAAAGCTGATATTCCAATGGCGCTCGGCACTTTTGTCGTGCTGTTTTTCAGTACGGGATTAGCAGCAGCGTCTGGTGCACCCGGAGGCTTGTTTTTCCCAATGCTCACCCTGGGCGGTGCCATCGGCCTCGCCTGTGGGATTTGGGTGGAAGCTCTCACCGGCCACGTACCGAGCACCTATGTCTTTGCGGGGATGGGAGCCTTCGTGGCCAGTTGTTCACGCACACCGATTACGGCCATGTTTTTGGCCTTCGCGCTAACCAAGGATTTGCTGGTCTTAAAACCAATTCTGGTGGCCTGCTTAGTGAGTTTTCTGATCGCACGCCTGTTTGATCACCGCTCGATCTACGAACGACAGATGGGGCTTGAGTTGCTGGAGGAAGCTCACCTCCAAGCCGAAAATGTACGTCGGGCCTTTCAACCACCCAAGCCCCAATCCGAACCCGACGAACCTGACCCCCAAGACAGCAATCCTCAATAA
- a CDS encoding radical SAM protein produces MLAFPSTYTVGITSLGYQLVWASLAMRSDLDVRRLFTDQGDPQHRRCDLFGLSLSWELDGPVLLDLLEQQRIPLWSHERGDQDPIVFGGGPVLTANPEPLAPFFDVVLLGDGEELLPAFIDALQQVRDEPRQKRLRYLAQIPGIYVPDLHAPQFSADGAFLGIKPREADLPERIAKQTWRGNSLSHSTVITPEAAWPDIHMVEVVRSCPELCRFCLASYLTLPFRTPSLDDGLIPAVEKGLKATRRLGLLGASVTQHPQFSDLLQWLDQDRFDDLRVSVSSVRAATVTPQLAGTLSRRGSKSVTIAIESGSDRMRRVVNKKLSREEISAAAWYAKEGGLKSLKLYGMVGLPTEQDEDIEATADLLLDLKKQTPGLRFTLGVSTFVPKAHTPFQWQGVRPEADKRLKRLAKRLKPKGVELRPESYGWSVIQALLSRSDRRLAPVIAAVRGSQESLGGWKKAYRAARAEELQPASSAGVPLPRPPAWEEVVHETWSDNHILPWCHLDGPLPSDTLLKHQRQALSPENAPDTPSDTPPDSV; encoded by the coding sequence GTGCTGGCCTTCCCCAGCACCTACACCGTGGGCATCACCAGCCTTGGCTACCAACTCGTATGGGCCAGCTTGGCCATGCGCTCCGATCTCGATGTGAGGCGGCTTTTTACAGATCAAGGGGATCCTCAACACCGTCGCTGTGATCTCTTTGGCCTATCCCTGAGCTGGGAACTTGATGGACCTGTTCTGTTGGATCTCCTGGAACAACAACGCATTCCCCTCTGGAGTCATGAACGGGGTGATCAGGATCCAATCGTGTTCGGTGGAGGTCCCGTTCTGACGGCCAACCCCGAACCGCTCGCTCCATTTTTTGATGTCGTACTCCTGGGGGATGGAGAAGAACTGCTGCCCGCCTTCATCGACGCCCTGCAACAGGTGCGGGACGAACCCCGTCAGAAACGCCTTCGTTATCTAGCGCAAATCCCTGGCATCTACGTACCCGATCTGCATGCTCCGCAGTTCAGTGCCGATGGTGCCTTTCTGGGCATCAAACCCAGAGAGGCAGATCTACCTGAGCGAATCGCAAAACAAACCTGGAGGGGCAACAGCCTGAGTCACTCCACGGTGATCACCCCGGAAGCCGCCTGGCCCGACATTCACATGGTGGAGGTGGTGCGCAGCTGCCCAGAACTGTGTCGCTTCTGCTTGGCGAGTTATCTCACCTTGCCCTTCCGAACCCCATCTCTTGATGACGGCCTGATTCCTGCGGTCGAGAAAGGGCTTAAGGCAACCCGTCGTCTCGGCTTACTGGGTGCCTCGGTGACCCAACATCCCCAATTCAGCGATTTGCTGCAGTGGCTGGACCAAGACCGCTTTGATGACTTGCGCGTGAGTGTCAGCTCCGTACGAGCTGCCACCGTGACTCCTCAATTAGCTGGAACCTTGAGTCGCCGCGGTAGCAAGTCGGTGACGATCGCCATCGAGAGCGGAAGTGATCGGATGAGACGCGTCGTGAATAAGAAACTCAGCCGCGAGGAAATCAGCGCCGCCGCCTGGTATGCAAAAGAAGGTGGACTGAAAAGCCTCAAGCTCTACGGAATGGTGGGACTCCCCACGGAGCAAGACGAGGACATCGAGGCCACCGCCGACCTACTTCTGGATCTAAAAAAACAAACTCCAGGCCTGCGCTTCACCTTGGGAGTGAGCACTTTCGTTCCAAAAGCCCACACACCATTTCAGTGGCAAGGGGTCAGGCCAGAGGCTGACAAACGTCTCAAACGTCTCGCCAAACGGCTCAAACCAAAGGGTGTGGAACTGCGACCTGAGAGCTACGGCTGGAGCGTGATCCAAGCCCTGCTCTCCCGCAGTGATCGTCGACTCGCTCCAGTGATCGCCGCGGTGAGGGGCTCTCAAGAGAGTCTTGGCGGCTGGAAAAAGGCTTATCGCGCAGCACGGGCGGAAGAATTACAACCCGCTAGCTCTGCCGGAGTGCCATTGCCCCGCCCTCCCGCCTGGGAGGAAGTCGTGCATGAAACCTGGTCAGACAACCACATTCTTCCTTGGTGCCATCTTGATGGTCCCCTGCCCAGCGACACGCTTCTCAAGCATCAACGCCAAGCTCTGAGTCCAGAGAACGCTCCTGACACCCCTTCTGACACCCCTCCTGACTCGGTCTGA